The Penicillium oxalicum strain HP7-1 chromosome IV, whole genome shotgun sequence genome contains a region encoding:
- a CDS encoding Vacuolar transporter chaperone 1: MSSQPLLQTAPGKRIALPTRVEPKVFFANERTFLSWLNFTVILGGLAVGLLNFGDRIGRISAALFTIIAMAAMIYAVVTFHWRAQSIRRRGQSGFDDRFGPTVLAVALLAAVVVNFILRMRDNEFN; encoded by the exons ATGTCGAGTCAACCTCTGCTTCAGACCGCTCCTG GCAAGCGCATTGCTCTCCCCACTCGCGTCGAGCCCAAGGTCTTTTTCGCCAACGAACGTACCTTTCTCTCATGGTTGAACTTTACCGTCATTCTCGGCGGTCTCGCCGTCGGTCTGCTCAACTTTGGTGACCGTATTGGCCGCATTTCCGCCGCCCTGTTCACCATTATCGCCATGGCGGCGATGATCTACGCCGTCGTCACGTTCCATTGGCGTGCGCAAAGTATTCGTCGTCGGGGTCAGAGTGGATTTGATGACCGCTTCGGTCCTACCGTCCTGGCCGTTGCACTGTTGGCCGCGGTTGTGGTGAACTTTATCCTGCGCATGCGGGATAACGAGTTTAACTAG
- a CDS encoding Dehydrogenase citC, translating to MGSHGPAQDAGASMCSVDEFVNTSFDYVICGGGTAGCTIAARLSENPDVTVGVVEAGKYRIGDPLVDTPAAFFQMFEDPEYDWCLYSAPQKHNRGRVHHIPRGKMVGGSSGINYMMYVRGSTQDYDDWAELVEDDGWRADIMQQYMRRHQTLEPYDEAMTDRSTMPLVGEFHGTTGPVRTSFNDTVLPIERDIIKACDETSGISKKPTDPWSGDHIGFYHTLGAIVRTGPNKGKRSYAGRGYYEPNKTRPNLKILCSALINKVVLDGHKATGVSLSHGGKDYQVGVKREVIVCGGALKSPQILELSGIGDPEVLEAAGVDCKVVNRAIGANFQDHAMTFAVFTTQPGTMTLDTLHQVPEAMQQAQQQYAEMASGPLSCTSTVQGFFPAKTVMSQSELEAAIQSIREVKPTSDFHQRQLQQVIKHLESDKSANIQMVLVPATGNVDGIEHQKVIFPPASPENPAGVTFAMCLQYPVARGYVHINSSDPTAPPVIQPNYAGHEADVAVLGAGLRWADKVRHSSHLKSTITGRVVPAPSVDLNDMAAAKEAVHDVVLGEYHVCGSVAMGDALDSRLRVKGVEGLRVADASIFPNNVSGNIVSSVYAVAEKAADMIRADWDSAPLKETVV from the exons ATGGGCTCACACGGTCCAGCACAAGACGCCGGGGCGTCCATGTGCTCTGTGGATGAGTTTGTAAACACCTCGTTTGACTATGTCATTTGTGGCGGCGGCACAGCGGGCTGTACGATTGCTGCACGACTCAGTGAGAACCCGGATGTGACGGTGGGAGTGGTTGAAGCGGGCAAGTATCGCATTGGAGATCCTCTCGTGGATACACCGGCGGCATTTTTCCAGATGTTTGAGGACCCTGAATATGACTGGTGCTTGTACAGTGCACCACAG AAACATAATCGAGGACGCGTTCACCATATCCCCCGAGGGAAAATGGTGGGCGGCTCGAGTGGTATCAACTATATGATGTATGTTCGAGGATCTACCCAAGATTACGATGATTGGGCggagctggtcgaggatgACGGCTGGCGGGCCGATATTATGCAGCAATATATGCGCAGACACCAG ACTCTCGAGCCCTACGATGAAGCCATGACCGATCGTTCCACAATGCCGCTCGTCGGTGAATTCCACGGCACAACTGGACCGGTCCGAACAAGCTTCAACGACACCGTTCTCCCCATTGAAAGAGACATCATCAAGGCGTGTGATGAGACTTCTGGAATCTCCAAAAAGCCCACTGATCCCTGGAGTGGCGATCACATTGGGTTCTACCATACCCTCGGTGCGATCGTCCGCACCGGCCCAAACAAGGGCAAGCGAAGCTACGCCGGTCGTGGATACTACGAGCCCAACAAGACAAGGCCCAATCTCAAGATCCTGTGCTCCGCCTTGATCAACAAGGTCGTCCTGGACGGCCACAAAGCCACGGGAGTGAGCCTCTCCCACGGTGGCAAAGACTACCAAGTGGGCGTCAAACGCGAGGTGATTGTCTGCGGTGGCGCGCTCAAATCCCCCCAGATCCTTGAGCTTTCTGGTATCGGCGACCCGGAAGTCTTAGAGGCCGCGGGCGTTGACTGTAAAGTGGTGAACCGGGCCATTGGTGCCAATTTCCAAGATCATGCGATGACCTTTGCCGTCTTTACCACTCAGCCCGGCACCATGACTCTCGATACCCTCCATCAGGTCCCCGAGGCAATGCAGCAGGCGCAGCAGCAGTATGCCGAAATGGCCAGTGGCCCGCTGAGCTGTACATCCACCGTGCAGGGCTTTTTCCCAGCCAAGACCGTCATGTCTCAGAGTGAACTCGAGGCTGCGATCCAGAGCATTCGAGAGGTCAAACCCACCAGCGATTTCCACCAGCGACAGTTGCAGCAGGTCATCAAGCATCTCGAGAGTGACAAGTCTGCCAACATCCAGATGGTTCTGGTTCCGGCAACGGGCAACGTGGACGGCATCGAGCATCAAAAAGTCATTTTCCCACCCGCGTCGCCTGAGAATCCTGCAGGTGTGACATTTGCCATGTGTTTGCAGTATCCCGTCGCTCGAGGATACGTTCACATCAATAGTTCTG ATCCGACTGCACCACCCGTCATCCAACCAAACTACGCCGGCCACGAAGCCGACGTCGCAGTGCTGGGCGCCGGTCTCCGTTGGGCCGACAAGGTCCGCCACTCATCACACCTCAAATCCACCATCACCGGCCGAGTGGTCCCCGCCCCGAGCGTGGATCTAAACGATATGGCCGCGGCCAAGGAAGCTGTGCACGACGTCGTACTGGGTGAGTATCACGTCTGCGGCTCCGTCGCAATGGGCGACGCTCTGGACTCTCGTCTGCGTGTCAAGGGCGTCGAGGGGCTTCGAGTGGCGGACGCCTCGATCTTCCCGAACAATGTGAGTGGGAACATTGTCAGTAGCGTATACGCAGTGGCTGAGAAAGCGGCGGATATGATCCGTGCGGATTGGGATTCTGCACCTTTGAAGGAGACCGTGGTGTGA
- a CDS encoding Acetolactate synthase, translating into MTVGAPDHFGGLQGSQIFYKLLEAKGVEYLCESNTGGHFRDRPSDPHADRGTIALRPQLDTREQRLFHSSMGAGHMAEGYASATGKPGVVLVTSGPGTSNLATPLFDAQLDGIPVVVICGQVPTSKMGTNAFQEIDVSALAQSCTKWHTVVQAVEDLPLAIDDAFREATQGRPGPVLVAIPQDVSLSTCTSMTLVRGTAASGDWKQDKAASASPVQQRSLCVSHDSFQQVAALINAAERPVIIAGHGVLQSINGRFFLDAISNLGQIPVATTLLGLGCFDEMKPESLHMVGTWGAVYANYAVQNADLVIAFGARLDERVVGDPDGFAPQARSQGRGGVVYFGIDPGSMGKLIKPTHFIQGDLSDTLPLLLRYLQKRSRPEWSEQIQKWKADHPFPSNASKENHSITPAKFLSELDRQIKSLSPSRAIVCTGVGQHQMWAARCLRWRTSMSLVTSGGLGTMGFGLPASIGAKVGSPDSLVINIDGDGSFCMTMEELLTASSNGVGVKTIIFNNGQHRMMEQYQQMYCGDQGANTDFFNPDFVKLAQSVGCDAERCALIKDLPKAIHWLLHTDRPAVLDLALGDEPPFLPLVRQGAALDNFVTEY; encoded by the exons ATGACTGTTGGAGCTCCCGATCACTTTGGTGGCCTTCAAGGCAGCCAAATATTCTATAAGCTCCTTGAAGCAAAAGGTGTTGAGTATCTATGTGAGTCAAACACCGGGGGCCACTTCCGAGACCGACCATCAGACCCTCATGCTGATCGTGGAACCATTGCCTTGCGCCCCCAGTTGGATACCCGGGAGCAGCGGCTCTTCCACTCTTCGATG GGTGCTGGGCACATGGCCGAGGGGTACGCATCCGCGACTGGGAAACCAGGAGTAGTCCTGGTGACCTCTGGTCCTGGTACATCCAACCTCGCGACACCCCTGTTCGACGCCCAATTGGATGGAATTCCCGTGGTCGTGATTTGCGGCCAAGTGCCAACGAGTAAGATGGGAACAAATGCTTTCCAAGAGATCGATGTTTCTGCTCTGGCCCAGTCATGCACCAAGTGGCACACTGTTGTTCAGGCAGTGGAGGACCTCCCACTGGCAATTGACGACGCATTCCGCGAGGCAACCCAGGGGCGTCCCGGACCGGTACTGGTAGCGATACCGCAAGACGTGAGCTTGTCAACTTGCACTTCCATGACTCTCGTGAGAGGAACGGCTGCTTCTGGTGATTGGAAGCAGGATAAGGCGGCGTCGGCTTCGCCTGTGCAGCAGCGCAGTCTTTGCGTTTCTCATGATTCATTTCAGCAAGTCGCCGCTTTGATCAACGCAGCGGAGCGTCCAGTCATCATCGCGGGTCATGGCGTTCTCCAGAGCATCAACGGCCGGTTCTTTCTCGACGCCATCTCCAACCTCGGGCAGATTCCGGTGGCAACCACTCTGCTAGGTCTTGGGTGCTTTGATGAGATGAAACCCGAGTCCTTGCATATGGTCGGTACCTGGGGTGCTGTATATGCCAACTATGCCGTCCAGAACGCAGATCTAGTCATTGCCTTTGGGGCGAGACTCGACGAGCGAGTAGTTGGCGATCCAGATGGCTTTGCACCACAAGCAAGGTCCCAAGGTCGAGGGGGCGTGGTGTATTTTGGCATCGACCCCGGCAGCATGGGGAAATTGATCAAGCCGACGCATTTCATCCAGGGCGACTTGAGTGATACATTGCCGCTACTGCTGAGATACCTCCAGAAGCGCTCACGGCCCGAGTGGTCTGAGCAGATACAGAAATGGAAAGCCgaccatccatttccatccaATGCATCCAAAGAGAACCACAGCATTACGCCGGCGAAGTTCTTATCAGAACTCGATCGTCAGATCAAATCGCTATCGCCCAGCAGAGCCATTGTGTGCACGGGAGTAGGACAGCACCAGATGTGGGCTGCCAGGTGTCTGCGCTGGCGAACTTCAATGTCGTTGGTAACCTCGGGCGGCCTCGGTACTATGGGATTCGGTCTTCCTGCTTCGATCGGAGCAAAAGTGGGTTCACCAGACTCTCTGGTCATCAATATTGACGGTGATGGATCCTTTTGTATGACCATGGAGGAGCTCTTGACTGCATCATCCAACGGCGTCGGGGTCAAGACCATCATCTTTAACAACGGACAGCATAGGATGATGGAGCAGTACCAGCAAATGTATTGCGGGGATCAAGGGGCCAATACAGACTTTTTCAATCCCGATTTCGTGAAATTGGCTCAAAGCGTGGGCTGTGATGCTGAGCGATGTGCACTGATCAAAGATCTGCCGAAGGCGATTCACTGGCTTTTGCACACAGACCGCCCAGCAGTGCTGGATTTAGCTCTGGGAGATGAGCCACCGTTTCTTCCGTTGGTGCGTCAGGGTGCAGCCTTGGACAACTTTGTGACCGAGTATTAG